The proteins below are encoded in one region of Verrucomicrobiota bacterium:
- a CDS encoding transposase translates to MHTHRDDEPNPGLNRVHYELRATGVKPMTANPMRSGVHSRGYLPHVKREGASYFVTFRLADSLPKAVLLQLEAKHAERLRRWCQAVEQGQPTSDSEADIHRDFRRQVERYLDQGHGACHLRRPEAAELVCNAILHFEGDWYYLGNWVVMPNHVHALLWPRPNHTLSDILKSWKQFTSRRIKPMVEMEEDRFWQPESYNHWVRDDDEKARISRYIRHNPVTAKLCAQPEDWPWSSVWPGWSNAVPPPTA, encoded by the coding sequence ATGCATACGCATCGAGATGATGAGCCGAACCCCGGCTTGAATCGCGTGCATTACGAACTGCGCGCCACCGGCGTTAAACCAATGACCGCAAATCCCATGCGCTCGGGCGTCCACTCTCGGGGTTATCTCCCACACGTCAAACGGGAGGGGGCCTCTTACTTCGTCACCTTCCGGCTGGCTGACTCGCTGCCCAAAGCGGTGTTGCTTCAGCTCGAAGCCAAGCATGCCGAACGCTTGCGGCGCTGGTGCCAAGCCGTGGAGCAGGGCCAGCCCACCAGCGATTCCGAGGCGGATATCCATCGCGACTTTCGCCGGCAAGTGGAACGGTATCTGGACCAGGGACACGGAGCGTGCCATTTGCGCCGGCCGGAGGCGGCGGAATTGGTTTGCAATGCCATCCTGCATTTTGAAGGCGACTGGTATTATCTGGGAAACTGGGTGGTGATGCCCAATCATGTTCACGCGCTGCTCTGGCCAAGGCCCAATCATACGCTCAGTGACATCCTGAAAAGCTGGAAGCAATTTACGTCGCGCCGCATCAAACCGATGGTCGAGATGGAAGAAGACCGATTCTGGCAGCCGGAGTCTTATAACCACTGGGTGCGAGACGATGACGAGAAAGCGCGCATCAGCCGTTACATCCGCCATAATCCGGTCACAGCCAAGCTGTGTGCGCAACCGGAAGATTGGCCCTGGAGCAGCGTCTGGCCGGGGTGGAGCAACGCCGTGCCGCCGCCAACAGCGTAG
- a CDS encoding DUF2851 family protein codes for MNLDFHGAGRDERRVFSVPTSFYARWCLSPGADGLREAPADPPPEKLLQVIWQHQRLKRQSLRLVDGRSLRVLHPGFWNHEPGPDFRGAVIQIGAETPRSGDVELDQYPEDWRAHKHDVNPAFKGVTLHVVWACGSRGPGALPTLELNTALEAPMEQLSRWLPSEESGRLPEELAGQCCPCLREMTADEVQRMLHEAALARLQCKAAQLQARAHETGWEQALWEGLFRALGYKHNTWPMQCLAEQRSRLLAGVRGALQVQARLLGLAGLLPSDLARNRSAADSYVRQVWDFWWREQASFGEARLPKNIWRLAGLRPANNPQRRLALAAHWLTASDLPGQLEAWDKADGTAPRAAERLLKLLQAPPDPFWSWHWTLRSEKLRAAQPLLGAARVTDLAMNVILPWLWVRAVEAQRDDVRQRVEAHYQNWPAGEDNAVLKLARGRLLGNTTVRQLKTAAAQQGLLQITRDFCAHSNALCQECRFPELVRQWLAQQRGETKK; via the coding sequence ATGAACCTTGACTTTCATGGCGCTGGACGCGATGAAAGACGCGTGTTTTCCGTCCCAACAAGTTTTTATGCGCGGTGGTGTCTGAGCCCCGGTGCGGACGGCTTGCGCGAAGCGCCGGCGGACCCGCCGCCGGAGAAGCTGCTGCAAGTCATCTGGCAGCATCAGCGGCTGAAACGCCAGAGCCTGCGCCTGGTGGATGGCCGTTCGTTGCGCGTGTTGCACCCTGGATTTTGGAACCACGAACCCGGCCCGGATTTCCGTGGCGCGGTCATCCAGATCGGTGCGGAAACGCCGCGTTCGGGCGATGTGGAGCTGGACCAGTACCCGGAGGATTGGAGGGCGCATAAACATGATGTCAACCCGGCGTTCAAGGGTGTCACGCTGCATGTGGTGTGGGCGTGCGGCAGCCGGGGGCCGGGAGCGCTGCCCACATTGGAATTGAATACCGCGCTGGAGGCACCCATGGAACAGTTGAGCCGCTGGCTGCCCTCCGAGGAATCCGGGCGGTTACCCGAGGAACTGGCAGGGCAATGCTGTCCGTGTCTGCGCGAAATGACGGCGGACGAGGTGCAGCGGATGCTGCATGAAGCGGCGCTGGCGCGGCTGCAATGCAAGGCCGCCCAACTCCAGGCGCGCGCCCATGAAACCGGTTGGGAACAGGCACTCTGGGAAGGGTTGTTTCGCGCCTTGGGTTACAAGCACAATACCTGGCCGATGCAGTGCCTGGCGGAACAACGATCCCGTTTGCTGGCCGGTGTACGGGGTGCGCTGCAAGTCCAAGCGCGCTTGCTTGGCTTGGCGGGATTGCTGCCGTCCGATTTGGCCCGCAACCGTTCCGCCGCCGATTCGTATGTGCGTCAAGTCTGGGATTTCTGGTGGCGGGAACAGGCTTCGTTTGGCGAAGCGCGGCTGCCCAAAAATATCTGGCGTCTGGCCGGGTTGCGTCCGGCCAACAATCCGCAACGACGCTTGGCGCTGGCGGCGCACTGGTTGACGGCCAGCGATCTACCCGGCCAATTGGAGGCTTGGGATAAAGCGGATGGCACCGCGCCGCGGGCGGCGGAACGCCTGCTCAAGCTATTACAAGCGCCGCCGGACCCCTTCTGGTCCTGGCATTGGACGCTGCGTTCGGAAAAATTGCGTGCCGCCCAACCGCTTTTGGGCGCAGCCCGAGTCACCGATCTGGCCATGAATGTCATTCTGCCGTGGCTGTGGGTGCGGGCGGTGGAAGCGCAACGCGACGACGTGCGTCAACGGGTCGAAGCCCACTATCAAAACTGGCCCGCAGGGGAGGATAATGCCGTGCTTAAGCTGGCGCGCGGACGATTATTGGGGAATACCACGGTGCGCCAGCTCAAAACCGCCGCCGCCCAACAAGGGCTGTTGCAAATCACCCGCGATTTTTGCGCGCATTCGAACGCGCTATGCCAGGAATGCCGCTTCCCGGAACTGGTGCGCCAATGGCTGGCGCAACAGCGTGGTGAAACGAAAAAGTAG